GACAAAGGCTGAAACCCAATCGGGATTGTACGCCAGATTCAACAGCAACGTGGTCTTGTCCGCCGCCTCAGGCGTTAGTTCCTGCCCAATCAATGCAAAGTGATACACACCTGCAAAGCCCAAGGCATAAGTGCCCAGAAACATCAATCCAACCCAGAGACAGAACCAAGGGACCACCCGACGGGCCGACTTGATGTTCTCCGAGGTCAGCACTCGCTGTGCCAACTGCGGCAGTCCAAGCGTTCCGATTGTTAGTGCAACGAACAACGCCACATAGAAACGGGCCTCGAATTTGAGGTCGAAGAACGTCGGGATGCGTTCCAGCAAGGTATCGGTGAGGCTACCGTATCCCAATGGCGGAAACCAGAAACCGGGCACGCCCATCGCCTTGAGGATCGCGGCAAGAGGTACGAGCAGGGCGATCATCATGATCACCATCTGTATTGCATCGTTATATGTCGCGCCCTTCATTCCCCCGATTGTGATGTAGCCCGTGATCACCAGCGCCGACAGGATCAAAGACGGAGTATATGGCAGCCCAAGCAGAACCTCGAACACCTTGGCGATGCCGATGAACTGACCGACCATATACATCAGCATGATCAACAGCATCCAGCCAGCGGCCAGAAAGGCAGTGCTGCGCCCGTATCGCGTCTGGACAAAGTGTACTGAAGTGAACACTTCCATCCGGTACAGCGACGCGCCGTATAGCATCACAAGTAGAGGAACGCTCAGGATCAGTTGCACCCACATGTAAACGAACGGCAGATGTAACTGTTGGATCAGGGCCACCACGCCCAGAAATGTGGCGACGCTCATCCATGTGGATGACGCAGCCAGTGAGTTGACGAAGGGGCCAATGGAACGGCCTGCCAAGTAAAGGTCTGTCGCGTTGGCTGTTTTCTTTTTGCTGAAGAGCGCGACAGCATAATACAGGCCGAACACGGCAGACGTGATCCCCAAACCAAGCCATATATTTTGAAGTTGCCAGTCTGCCGGGGTCATTTTGTGCCCTCCGTCAGGGCAAGCGTCTCTGGACCTTTACCTTGCACACCAGATCCTTCGAGACCTGTTTCTCGGCTATGAAAAGATCCGGCGTTTTCGGCTTCAATCTCGTCCTCGAGCTGGTTTGCATAGCGACACCAAACCATCGACCACAGCAGCACGCCAAGCGAACCAAGTGTGATGGCGATGAAGTAATGGATTGGCAGCCCGAGTATCCGGATACTGTTATCCGTGCCCAACATGACCGCCCAAAGACCCGTATGCCCGAGCAGGACATAAACGATGCCGAACCCGACGGTAGATCGTATTTCTTTCCTGTAAGCGTTCAAAAGAAGCTCCTCCCTCTTTCCGGTTGCAGGAACCGCCCTGATCTCCTCAACAGCGCGATTTCCTTTGAAGACAGCGCATCAAGAACGCCATGACTCGGAACGTTAGATTTTCTTGAATTTAAATTCAAGAAAAATAGAGCCGTGTTTTACGGCCAGTTTTGACCCCAACGACACGCGTGATCTGATCTTTGCGCTGGCCATCAACGCGCCTGCAATTGGCGGCGGATTGGGTGCCCACTTGGGAAGACTGGGAACAAGCCTGCGGCGGCGTGTCGAAACCATGAATTCTCTCGAAAGTGCCTTGGTCCCCGGCTTGAAGCGACTGTGATAGAGGGGAGATCCGCGCAGTTCTTCGAGCGTCGCCTTGCCGGGCAGTCATCCGGTTCCCTCGCCCCATGCCCGCCTATCCCGTCTGGGCGTAGCATCGGTTTGCCCTGAGCTTACGCAATGTCTGGGACATTGTTTTTGGAACAGGCCGCAATCGTGTCGCCTGAACGCATCTGGATTTGGGGCCAGCGGTTCAGAACGCAGATTGCGAGCAAGGATCGTTGCGCTCGCCCATGTCCTGCAGAAAGCTGAGGTGCCGGGCGTGGGCACACCAGATCTGCGATACTCAGTCCGCCGATACCGCGGCAATGAAGTCCTCTGCCACTTCAAGGTAGCGGTCGATGTCGGCCTCTGTATGCACAAAGGACACTTGGGGGCCCGCGCTTGCGATAGCCTCCCAGATCCCTCGATTGGCCATGAAGACGCGCCGAGCGTCGCTGAAAGCCTGATCGAGCGATGGAAGAGCTTCGTCCAGATTGCGGGGAAGCTCGGGCGCAAGGCAAAAGCCCGAGCGCGGGCCGTAACGGAAGGCCCGCCATGGCAGGCCATGCGTGGTAATGATGCGTTCGATTCCGTCCGCCAAACGTGAACCGAGCACTGCCACACGTGTATAGGCGGCTTCGGTCAGGATATCCTCAAGCACCGCGTGCGCCGCAGCCAGCGTGATGGCACTGCCATAGGTCGTACCTCCAATGGCAAGGCCGCGCACTTGGGCCACGTCCACATCCCGGTGCCGTTCGACAAACCCGCCCAGTTCTGCCGTCATCCCATAGGCCCCAAGCGGCATCCCCGAGCCCAATCCCTTGCCAAGCGTCACAAAATCCGCAGATAGGCCATGCGCCCGGATAAGGCCCCCATAGGCAAATTGCCAACTGTGCGTTTCATCCAACGCAAAGAGCGCGCCCGCCGCTTTTGCCAGCCGGTAAGCCTCTTCCAGAAAACCGGGCTCTGGCAATACGAGCGAACAGTTAGTGAGGGCGGGCTCGGTCAGAATAAGCGCGACATCACCGTCCTGCAGTGCCCGCGCCAGCGCCGGAATATCGTTGAACGGCACGTTGACCGTATCTGCCGTCGCCCTTGCCGAGATGCCCATGCCATCAGGGGCGGCATCGGCATTCGCGCCCGGCGCGCCGCCTTCGGCCATCGTGGGCTCGATATGGCCGTGATACTTGCCTTCGAATAGCACGATCTTTTGCCGGCCAGTAAAGGCCCGCGCGATCCGGATAACCTCAGTATTGGCGGCCGAGGCGCTGAGCGTGTATTGCCACATCGGCAGGCCGACACGGTTGCGCAGCAACTGCGAGACGGCAATTGCATCTTCGGTCGGCAGAAGAAACTGCATGCCGCGCGCGGCTTGCCGTGCAATCCTGCGGGTGACCGCGTTTTCGCCATGTCCGATGGTGTTGCTAAGATCCGCGTGATTGAAGTCGAGATAGGTGTTGCCATCGACATCGCGAAAGCAGCTTCCAAATCCTTCGGCAACAAAGATCGGTCGATGTCGATAAAGCCCCGCCATCCATGCCATCGGAACCCCATCCGGCATCACGCCACGAGCGGTTTCAAGTAGGGCAGCCGAGCCTGCCGTACGCGATGCGAAAGCCGCGGATTCCCGTGTGAGGATTTCGGCCAGCCTTGATCCATTCAGCCGTCCCGGCATCCGCAGCTCCTGTATGACGTGCATCTCTCAGGCATCTAGCCTGTGGCCATGACAAACATCAACTGTCTGTTGAACGGGGTGCATTA
The nucleotide sequence above comes from Roseovarius mucosus. Encoded proteins:
- a CDS encoding aminotransferase class III-fold pyridoxal phosphate-dependent enzyme; protein product: MPGRLNGSRLAEILTRESAAFASRTAGSAALLETARGVMPDGVPMAWMAGLYRHRPIFVAEGFGSCFRDVDGNTYLDFNHADLSNTIGHGENAVTRRIARQAARGMQFLLPTEDAIAVSQLLRNRVGLPMWQYTLSASAANTEVIRIARAFTGRQKIVLFEGKYHGHIEPTMAEGGAPGANADAAPDGMGISARATADTVNVPFNDIPALARALQDGDVALILTEPALTNCSLVLPEPGFLEEAYRLAKAAGALFALDETHSWQFAYGGLIRAHGLSADFVTLGKGLGSGMPLGAYGMTAELGGFVERHRDVDVAQVRGLAIGGTTYGSAITLAAAHAVLEDILTEAAYTRVAVLGSRLADGIERIITTHGLPWRAFRYGPRSGFCLAPELPRNLDEALPSLDQAFSDARRVFMANRGIWEAIASAGPQVSFVHTEADIDRYLEVAEDFIAAVSAD
- a CDS encoding sodium:solute symporter family protein, with protein sequence MTPADWQLQNIWLGLGITSAVFGLYYAVALFSKKKTANATDLYLAGRSIGPFVNSLAASSTWMSVATFLGVVALIQQLHLPFVYMWVQLILSVPLLVMLYGASLYRMEVFTSVHFVQTRYGRSTAFLAAGWMLLIMLMYMVGQFIGIAKVFEVLLGLPYTPSLILSALVITGYITIGGMKGATYNDAIQMVIMMIALLVPLAAILKAMGVPGFWFPPLGYGSLTDTLLERIPTFFDLKFEARFYVALFVALTIGTLGLPQLAQRVLTSENIKSARRVVPWFCLWVGLMFLGTYALGFAGVYHFALIGQELTPEAADKTTLLLNLAYNPDWVSAFVIAGVLAAGVSTIAGLMIGVATVVGHDIVGVLRPHLTEAKQLRYGYLALAGTGVVSLLVSLDPPAFLITSIFWAFGMCATAITPMVVLGVWSTRINSWGAFTGSLVSGVTYILLSPYVLPDFSVGTGLVAKLGFATALISVPVGFILTILVSLAAEKLKGEVAAQERYTAQELVEKMHGWAQVTRTRYDSSEWLLILAALWAPILLWGLAPW